The nucleotide window AATAGCTTCAATTTCTGGTAATCCTGTAGTTTTCTTTGCCACGCCTAATATGCAGCAGTAAGTTcctgcaataatttttttttattaaaaataatttgtaataagtaacacaaatttttatttatataatatgaaatatcatGAGTATGCATGatgtatatgatatatatgaATTTCAAAACTATACTTTTGTAAAGATAAATTTTCGACTgtttgctttaaaaataaaatacatatgatTTCATTTTAGCTTTTGAATATGTTATGCTTTTTGATAAAAGTAATTGATTTGATAAGATAGTTTAGTGACATGCAAaactcattatttataaaattttaactgatAAGTAATCGTAATCCAAGATTAAACACAATCTAATCTATCATAGCAAGTGAGTATAAGGTGATAActgttatatattacataactaAAGTAAGTTAAAACTAAATGGCCCAACTAAAATGGCAGTTCTGAGTTGGGGATCCAGAAACATAGCACTAACCCAGACTTAAGAACAACACCTGTactgtttatacaaatatttgtcgtttGCAGGGATAAAACCCAGAAATACTAGCACATCGGCTAATTATTATGGTAACTATAGTAAGGCATTGTCATTATATTGTCGTACTAtctataaagttaaaaaaataatttaggaatAAACACAGCATAATTTGTGCatataaaattatgtcaaaGTCCCTAGGGATAGCTAGTTAGTAACTCGGATGTTTATATGCCTTGCACATCATATTGTGAGGTACCATGAGGTAGGTGCAAATATccccaaaatctggagcagctcatCTTAGGAAGTGCtgtaaccttacagaagattatatCTACATAATACTGCTCTAGAGaaatgttgtgtttctgtggtgactaaggtaaccagagctcggGGCAGCGGGCTTGTGAAgctgctggtgttgcaggcgtctatagccTTGGGTAATTGGGTAATGGGTACCATTTGGTGGACCGTATTCTTGTTTACTGACCTCATTGTACATTATTTAACTTTGTGATACGACACTTTGTGAGGAATGATGACTGCAAAACAgttttatactaatgtagttATTAATGTTACAATTTGTTTTTGCTATGtactaaatatttgaaataaataataataattattatcatttcaatGCATGAAAAGTATACTAggttgtttatttaaacaattcttTGTTTTAGGTTACAGTAAAAGAATGTATTATTGTAAAGATTTATCTACCTTTTTGTAGAGGAGATTTATTAATCAATCCATCTGCTGATTTACATTTCACAACTTTTACTCTTCCAGAACAATcggaaataatcaaaatatcatTTCCAACAGTTTGTTCGACTGTACCTTGTATCCAAACATCTAAAGGTGGCGATTTATTAATGAGatctttgtttaaatattttctaggATTAAATGGTACTCTGTTGTCAGTCATTGcacatattttataaagtaattagattattaaaaataaggtaaTAACTAAAAACTCGAGATAAAtatcgaaatatttattatttattaattttaaagcgCGTTATCGTAATtatgaataagaataaaattaaaatcctgTTATATACTCTCCTTACACTCAGTCTTACAAGCTTATAAGATATCCATGACTTCCATGAGTAATTTAAAGATAAGCAATTTTTCaaaccattttaaaatatttctatcatTATTTTGAAGGTTTTGAActtttgaatagtttttttttcacagacTATATAGAAAATGCTGTTCGGTGTTGCCCATTTATATTCAAATCGAAAGCATATTGATAACAAAAATCATGTGACggatattattttaagatatattatttatgtttagtaTTGCTCTTACGCTAAAGACATTTGCAATAGCATTATAGaggtttgtcgtggtctgggcgtttgtgtatgtgtattgtcTGTGTTTCCGACGCCCCGACACAGAAGAAATCCTatttgagtgtgaagtgtttattaatatcttatgctattaaacgagcaattcttgtatacatatatatatgtataaaatctgaaaaggctccaatgattttcatgaaatttagtatgcagaaGAATTTGAGGGAGATAAATAAAACCTAGCTGAGATTCATTATTAGAagatgtcgttttatcccagtttttagacaatgaaaaaatggctaagATACCTTTAGAATACGAGAGTAAATTTCACAAATGGCAGTatagttgtaatagctcaggtgggaaatcagcCGGTCGCGATTGACCGAAAAGACCATGGTTTAAATCttcgatcgattattatttttgcttttttttctaattgcactcgttattttttatttaataatgtatgtaaaatcgaaaaatattatttatattttatcattattttttttttattttttaattcgtaaaaacacgatttactaaaaataccgagctaagctcggtcacccaggtactagtACTTatttactaaccgacttcaaaaaaaggaggctgttactcaattcgaccgtatataaataataaataaataaataaatatcatataacatacacacacggtcgtctgttcctatggtaagcaacttaatgcttgtgttacaggtaacagccgactggtaggtatatagctacatattttttttttatgttcggggataactccgtcgtttatgaaccgattttgataattcttttttgttggaaaggagatatccctagtttggtatcatgataaggaaaccaggatctgatgatggaatcccagagaaatcgaggaaaactctcggaaatccgcataactttttactggctctaccgattttgatgatttttaatttaatcgaaagccgatatttatcatgtggtcacatttaaatttcatcgagatttgattacaacttttggagtaatctttgataatacgtatttacttgacaattttttttgtctacctaagttgtattacttgtcgatataactgaagtcggttttttttcgtttgcctgcaaacacaattattatcgaTACAATCAATAGTGTCGATACTGTTAACATATGGAAGTGGCaatactttaataaaacaacacaTATTCACACAAATTATtgtttcaacattttttatttattgaagtttcaaaattaacaataattatattgtataaaataatatagagagtagatttatatgtatacaatcAATACAGTTTCtcattttaacaattattgaatttgcagaaacaataatgaataatatttgcAACATATAAAAATAGCAAATTAGCTTTCACTTTCACAAATATGATATTATTGTCGTTGTATGTTGTGTTTTAAGTTAAGACCGTCTTTATgggttattaaattattactgaATATATCCGGCAACACActttggagcagcgtagtggattaagctctgatccttctcctatggCAAAGCTACATGGTGAAAGacgcagtgggatattacagactgaagcgcaCCTAGGGCTGCCaacttttttgacaaaaaaaaaaacgtataaagtGGTTTGGATAGGAAAAAAAGTAcgtggaagaaaaaaaaagtatttttcaaattttatgtttatattgctttaaaaacgtatttttgtgtgcctttagcacatgctaacaattttttgttatgtttaaatgtttcaaactcGTTTagcaatcaatatttaaatttatataaataaacaattcgtTTCTAgttaaatttattgacgctCTATTTCTCTCTTCTCGCCAATTGagattcattattaaaaaacccTTTCAGTGAAAGCTGAAGTAGTGGGAAGTGAGATTaactaagaaatatatatatttttataagaaatatatacattttctaAATTGCTAGACAGATTAAGTATTAAGATGCACGATATATATTCCGAATGCATAAGACTTAAGgagatccaaaaaaaaaatcactaatgatgataaagaattttcagtgaaaagtacagttgaaaaatGACAATAggtatatacttaaaaatgcacctgatagcttagcaaatataaaaaatatatatcattacagcctatacagtccactgctggacataggcctccacaagtttacgccaaaaataacgtgaactcatgtgctttgcccttagtcaccacgctgggcaggcgggttggtgaccgcagtactggctttgtcgcaccgaagacgctgctacccgtcttcggcttgtgtatttcaaagccagcagttggatggctatcccaccaccggtcggctttttaagttccaaggtggtagcggaactgtgttatcccttagtcgcctcttacgacacccacgggaagagagggggtggcaatATTCTTGagtaccatagccacacagtacaataaaagtagaatacattatttataaagtatggtTGGCAACCCTAAGCGCACCTTGCTTTTTTAGTGTGCACCTTGTTCTATTTTGGCAGCTCTTATTAATCCCTCGCACACACCTATTTACCGGCAAAGATTAACGTTGAAAAACGTTCCTGTTACCTAATTACCTTTAAGAATTTTAACGGTATTAACGGCATAGAAAAAAATTTACGATATTTATCGGTATATTATAATGGCAATGGTAACTTTAAGCCCTGATTCATAGTAGGGCTGTTTTATATGAAAACTAGCGATTCTTCTtctacacaattatattaaaaataacaaaattagcATGACAATTTTGGTacaatcatgtccgcgtggaattgtgccaagaatactggcagcatttcctggttgaatcgctatgccgattctctgggcctAAACCTaaaccagccctcttgtcaccagtggaagCAATAAGGCGAGAAattatctaatttaattttttttagtactgctactccaaggttcaagtgtttcgactgcaaacggcacaaatatgtaatttggaattagtgacgaatatttgtgtcGTTTACCTggcatgagacggagcaagtgtgtcaacgcaggctGCGTTCCACAAAAGCgtccgtcccctttcccagagAACCAACGTTAATCCATTAGGTCTCTTGCCATTATCGCGACTAATTCCGAGCAGGAACATCGATGGTTGCAAGAGCTGTTTTTATGGTATCATTTAGGGAACCATGGCAGGAACCGTGTAGTCTAAAAGAatcaacaatata belongs to Melitaea cinxia chromosome 17, ilMelCinx1.1, whole genome shotgun sequence and includes:
- the LOC123661343 gene encoding uncharacterized protein LOC123661343 — protein: MTDNRVPFNPRKYLNKDLINKSPPLDVWIQGTVEQTVGNDILIISDCSGRVKVVKCKSADGLINKSPLQKGTYCCILGVAKKTTGLPEIEAIKCIDLTSQPHMRTAWEADVREAELVLEGKFVFKI